One Sphingopyxis macrogoltabida genomic region harbors:
- a CDS encoding agmatine deiminase family protein — MTLTMPAEWAPHEAVWIGFPHLAEEWSGQIDAGRRDVAAFANAVHDGGRGEEVRLVVNDARQADIAAALVDPGVRILIQPLGDIWLRDTGPIIAGTGAARRARNFEFNWWGEKFVMPGDQEVGAALAAGSGLPVDDQDWVLEGGGIDVDGTGLCVTTEECLLNTNRNPTLTREDIAVRLHQSLGIDRLLWLGNGLTGDHTDGHVDNLARFVGEGRLALPVAAGDDDPNAHIYADARARTKAFGGVEIVDLPSPGRVEVGGEIAAASYMNFYIGNSVVVVPTYGVANDHAAVDALAALFPNRRAVGVDARGIITGGGSFHCSSQQLPA, encoded by the coding sequence ATGACCCTCACGATGCCCGCCGAATGGGCGCCGCACGAAGCAGTGTGGATCGGCTTTCCGCACCTTGCCGAGGAATGGTCGGGACAGATCGACGCCGGCCGGCGCGACGTCGCCGCTTTCGCCAACGCTGTCCATGACGGCGGCCGCGGCGAGGAGGTGCGGCTGGTCGTCAACGATGCGCGGCAGGCCGATATCGCCGCGGCGCTCGTCGATCCCGGCGTCCGCATCCTGATCCAGCCGCTCGGCGACATCTGGCTGCGCGACACCGGGCCGATCATCGCCGGCACCGGCGCAGCACGCCGCGCGCGCAATTTCGAATTCAACTGGTGGGGCGAGAAATTCGTCATGCCGGGGGATCAGGAAGTCGGCGCGGCGCTCGCTGCCGGATCGGGCCTGCCGGTCGACGATCAGGACTGGGTGCTCGAAGGCGGCGGCATCGACGTCGACGGCACCGGCCTCTGCGTCACCACGGAAGAGTGCCTGCTCAACACGAACCGCAACCCGACGCTGACGCGTGAGGATATCGCGGTGCGGCTCCACCAGTCGCTCGGCATCGACCGGCTGCTCTGGCTCGGGAACGGGCTCACCGGCGACCACACCGACGGCCATGTCGACAATCTCGCGCGCTTCGTCGGCGAAGGACGGCTCGCGCTGCCGGTCGCGGCGGGCGATGACGATCCCAACGCGCATATCTACGCCGACGCGCGCGCGCGGACCAAAGCGTTCGGCGGCGTCGAGATCGTCGACCTCCCCTCGCCCGGTCGCGTCGAGGTGGGCGGCGAAATCGCCGCGGCGAGCTATATGAATTTCTACATCGGCAACAGCGTCGTCGTCGTGCCGACCTATGGCGTCGCCAACGACCACGCCGCGGTCGATGCGCTGGCGGCGCTCTTCCCCAATCGCCGCGCCGTCGGGGTCGATGCGCGTGGGATCATCACTGGTGGCGGCAGCTTCCATTGCTCGAGCCAGCAGCTTCCGGCATAG
- the aguB gene encoding N-carbamoylputrescine amidase, translating to MTRTITVAALQLPLPGPVAPNIDAVTALVEEAAAKGAQVILPPELFEGPYFCQVEEEELFASARPTTEHPSVIAMQALAAKLKVAIPTSYFEKDGPHYYNTLAMIGPDGEIMGIYRKSHIPDGPGYEEKYYFRPGNTGFKVWDVFGTRIGVGVCWDQWYPECARAMALMGAELLFYPTAIGSEPYDADLDTSRMWRRAMQGHAVSNCMPVIAANRIGAEGDATFYGHSFISDEWGDLTQEFGADETGVLIETIDLDRAAKHRAGMGFFRDRRPQLYGRLAEDI from the coding sequence ATGACCCGCACCATCACCGTCGCCGCGCTGCAGCTTCCCCTGCCCGGTCCCGTCGCGCCGAATATCGACGCGGTCACCGCGCTCGTCGAGGAAGCGGCCGCGAAGGGCGCGCAGGTAATCCTGCCGCCCGAACTTTTCGAGGGGCCCTATTTCTGCCAAGTCGAGGAGGAAGAACTCTTCGCCAGCGCACGCCCGACGACCGAGCACCCCAGCGTCATCGCGATGCAGGCGCTCGCGGCAAAGCTGAAGGTCGCGATCCCGACGAGCTATTTCGAAAAGGACGGGCCGCATTATTACAATACGCTGGCGATGATCGGCCCCGACGGGGAGATCATGGGCATTTACCGCAAGAGCCACATCCCCGACGGCCCGGGCTATGAAGAGAAATATTATTTCCGGCCCGGCAATACCGGGTTCAAGGTCTGGGACGTCTTCGGCACGCGGATCGGCGTCGGCGTCTGCTGGGACCAATGGTATCCCGAATGCGCGCGCGCGATGGCGCTGATGGGCGCCGAACTGCTCTTTTACCCGACCGCGATCGGGTCGGAACCCTATGATGCCGACCTCGACACCAGCCGCATGTGGCGCCGCGCAATGCAGGGTCATGCGGTGTCGAACTGCATGCCGGTGATCGCCGCAAACCGTATCGGCGCCGAGGGCGATGCGACTTTCTATGGCCACAGCTTCATTAGCGACGAATGGGGCGACCTGACGCAGGAGTTCGGGGCCGACGAAACCGGCGTGCTGATCGAAACGATCGACCTCGACCGCGCCGCGAAACACCGCGCCGGCATGGGCTTTTTCCGCGACCGCCGCCCGCAGCTTTACGGGCGCCTCGCCGAGGATATCTAA
- a CDS encoding ATP-binding protein translates to MSSSIEIGTDGTGRAVHIDVHELLATRLLVQGNSGSGKSHLLRRLLEESAGLVQQVIIDPEGDFVTLADAYNHVVINAGDYNEREIAAIGARIREHRASVILALDTLEIEAQMTCAAAFLNAMFDAPRAHWFPALVVVDEAQMFAPSASGDVSDTVRRASLSAMTNLMCRGRKRGLAGAIATQRLAKLAKNVAAEASNFLMGRTFLDIDMARAADLLGMERRQAETIRDLERGHFLGLGPAISRRPVSVRIGSTRTSTQSGTHELLPLPAAETAEMRTMLFAEMELAPAPAPAFEPAPVEASELIRRIAEREGEADPAPPGDLVEAVQDAVDAEAIVIATLEDMLADPDCAFHPEAFLYQDFSVRCRMQRIGRVPLDLAAFRRRFALAKGGVFDPADPRWRAPLDAAARLPDDMLAPFLQIARAAMEGSACPDDDALGRAYGTRSPGRIRRLVEYMEKQGAIVVRSDFGGRRSIGIPELGLSTEAE, encoded by the coding sequence GTGAGCAGCAGCATCGAAATCGGGACCGACGGCACGGGCAGGGCGGTGCATATCGACGTCCACGAACTGCTGGCGACCCGCCTGCTCGTCCAGGGCAATTCGGGCTCGGGGAAATCGCATCTCCTGCGCCGCCTGCTCGAGGAAAGCGCCGGGCTGGTGCAGCAGGTGATCATCGATCCCGAGGGCGATTTCGTTACGCTTGCCGACGCCTACAACCATGTCGTGATCAACGCCGGCGACTATAACGAGCGCGAAATCGCGGCGATCGGCGCGCGCATCCGCGAACATCGCGCGTCGGTGATCCTCGCGCTCGATACGCTGGAGATCGAGGCGCAGATGACCTGCGCCGCCGCGTTCCTGAATGCGATGTTCGATGCGCCGCGCGCGCACTGGTTTCCGGCGCTGGTCGTCGTCGACGAAGCGCAGATGTTCGCGCCGAGCGCGTCGGGCGATGTGTCCGATACGGTGCGCCGCGCCAGCCTTTCCGCGATGACGAACCTGATGTGCCGCGGCCGCAAGCGCGGGCTCGCCGGCGCGATCGCGACGCAGCGGCTCGCCAAGCTCGCGAAAAATGTCGCGGCGGAGGCGAGCAATTTCCTGATGGGACGCACCTTCCTCGACATCGACATGGCGCGCGCCGCCGACCTGCTCGGCATGGAGCGGCGGCAGGCCGAGACAATCCGCGACCTCGAGCGCGGTCATTTCCTTGGGCTCGGCCCCGCCATCTCGCGCCGCCCGGTATCGGTGCGGATCGGCTCGACGCGCACCTCGACGCAATCGGGAACGCACGAGCTGCTGCCGCTGCCCGCTGCCGAGACCGCCGAGATGCGGACGATGCTGTTCGCCGAGATGGAGCTGGCACCCGCGCCTGCGCCGGCATTCGAACCGGCGCCCGTCGAGGCGAGCGAACTCATCCGCCGGATTGCCGAACGGGAGGGCGAGGCGGACCCCGCACCGCCCGGCGATCTTGTCGAAGCGGTGCAGGACGCGGTCGACGCCGAAGCGATCGTCATTGCGACGCTGGAGGATATGCTCGCCGATCCCGACTGCGCCTTTCATCCCGAAGCCTTCCTGTATCAGGATTTCTCGGTGCGCTGCCGGATGCAGAGGATCGGGCGCGTGCCGCTCGACCTTGCGGCGTTCCGCCGCCGCTTCGCGCTGGCGAAGGGTGGGGTGTTCGACCCGGCTGATCCCAGGTGGCGCGCGCCGCTCGACGCCGCGGCGCGGCTTCCCGACGACATGCTCGCGCCCTTCCTGCAGATCGCACGCGCGGCGATGGAGGGCAGCGCCTGCCCCGACGACGACGCGCTCGGCCGCGCCTATGGCACGCGTTCGCCCGGCCGCATCCGCCGCCTCGTCGAATATATGGAAAAGCAGGGCGCGATCGTCGTGCGCTCGGATTTCGGCGGGCGGCGCTCGATCGGCATTCCCGAACTGGGGCTCAGCACCGAAGCGGAGTGA
- a CDS encoding DUF1905 domain-containing protein — MEDFTVTTPLWRWQAATAPAAWFFVTISGDVADGIRLAAIGGQWLDGRKGFGSARVEAAIGDTRWKTSVFPHRESGGWLLPVKAAVRKAEGLAEGDMVTVTVSL, encoded by the coding sequence GTGGAGGATTTCACCGTCACGACGCCGCTCTGGCGCTGGCAGGCCGCGACGGCGCCCGCGGCGTGGTTCTTCGTGACCATATCGGGCGACGTCGCCGACGGCATACGCCTTGCCGCGATCGGCGGGCAGTGGCTCGACGGGCGCAAGGGCTTCGGCTCGGCGCGGGTCGAGGCGGCGATCGGCGATACGCGGTGGAAAACGTCGGTGTTTCCGCACCGCGAAAGCGGCGGCTGGCTGCTGCCGGTCAAGGCGGCGGTGCGCAAGGCCGAGGGGCTGGCCGAGGGCGATATGGTGACCGTGACGGTCAGTCTTTAG
- a CDS encoding peptidylprolyl isomerase gives MKHMLLAAAAVSFAVPALAEDAAPPPSPGEIAAAAPASDWVAIAASDLLVMDLAPDAAGKARRVVIQLMPAPFSQGWIGNIRKLATAHWWDGTSVNRVQDNYVAQWGDATEKKPLPEGLAVVPESEYDVQAEHILVGRGPVAHMPDVKHIRRTDPYAKGTGFSGGWPVAFTDDFGRFSARDLKADPQASVNRVWSPHCYGAVGVGRNMSPDTGSGAELYAVIGHAPRHLDRNIALVGRVTSGIEHLSSLPRGTEALGFYAEEKERVPIVSIRLASDLPAAEQPKFEYLSTESESFARYADARANRRDPFFIKPAGGADICNIPVPVRAVTAK, from the coding sequence ATGAAACATATGCTTCTGGCGGCCGCCGCCGTTTCGTTCGCTGTTCCTGCGCTGGCCGAGGATGCGGCGCCGCCTCCGTCGCCAGGCGAGATTGCGGCGGCTGCACCCGCGAGCGATTGGGTCGCGATCGCAGCGTCTGACCTGCTGGTCATGGACCTTGCGCCCGATGCTGCCGGCAAGGCGCGGCGCGTCGTCATCCAGTTGATGCCCGCACCCTTCAGCCAAGGCTGGATTGGCAATATCCGCAAGCTGGCCACCGCGCACTGGTGGGACGGGACGAGCGTCAACCGCGTGCAGGACAATTATGTCGCGCAATGGGGCGATGCGACCGAGAAAAAGCCGTTGCCCGAGGGGTTGGCGGTGGTGCCGGAGAGCGAATATGACGTGCAGGCCGAGCATATTCTCGTGGGGCGCGGCCCGGTCGCCCACATGCCCGATGTGAAGCATATCCGACGCACGGACCCATATGCGAAAGGCACCGGCTTTTCGGGCGGGTGGCCGGTCGCCTTCACCGATGATTTCGGTCGCTTTTCGGCACGCGATCTGAAGGCCGACCCGCAAGCGTCGGTCAACCGGGTTTGGTCGCCGCATTGCTACGGTGCCGTCGGCGTGGGGCGCAACATGTCGCCGGACACCGGCAGCGGCGCCGAGCTTTACGCGGTCATCGGCCATGCGCCGCGTCATCTCGACCGGAACATCGCGCTGGTCGGCCGGGTGACCAGCGGCATCGAACATCTGTCGAGCCTGCCGCGCGGGACTGAGGCGCTGGGATTTTACGCCGAGGAGAAGGAGCGCGTGCCGATCGTGTCGATCCGGCTCGCCAGCGACTTGCCTGCGGCCGAACAGCCGAAGTTCGAATATCTGTCGACCGAGAGCGAGAGCTTCGCGCGTTACGCCGATGCCCGCGCCAATCGCCGCGACCCGTTCTTCATCAAGCCCGCGGGCGGCGCCGATATCTGCAATATCCCTGTGCCGGTGCGCGCGGTGACCGCCAAGTAG
- a CDS encoding erythromycin esterase family protein — translation MRLLAAAGLALLAIAPARAADDAAFVAWARANASPLSLCTRLDAAGKVIGDAPVVALGEPLHGGHEPLAFRNCLFRYLVEERGFTAIALETGLSESRALDNYAAGGGGTARDVARHGFTWGFWRFPENIELLEWVRAYNADPRHGRKIRIYGIDMSGGEASGEWRNARRTLDATMAFLARAAPSDSMGLRGSLAPFAGRFNLTGYRELPARERARLRSAIGELGAFFDAHRAALIAAASQADYDWARQNAVAARQLETLFAVSGRPDPDGNLSPGDYRSDAARDAAMAANVRWVIDREGAAGRILVFAHNGHVMNGRTRGGIWSVYTRPPAAMGEHLRAALGQKLVIIGTSGSVRGGAPEGKPATLDAALAKVGADHFLLDIRQPDGPVARSWLRRTQSLQVNSSTENLIVPARAFDAMLFFRTISPVRRLDDGG, via the coding sequence GTGAGGTTGCTCGCCGCAGCCGGGCTCGCGCTTCTGGCGATCGCGCCGGCCCGGGCTGCGGACGATGCCGCCTTTGTCGCATGGGCGCGGGCGAACGCCAGCCCGCTGTCGCTTTGCACCCGCCTTGACGCCGCCGGCAAGGTCATCGGCGATGCGCCGGTCGTCGCGCTGGGCGAACCCTTGCACGGGGGGCACGAACCGCTCGCCTTTCGCAACTGCCTGTTCCGTTATCTGGTCGAGGAGCGCGGTTTCACGGCAATCGCGCTGGAAACGGGGCTCAGCGAATCGCGAGCGCTCGATAATTATGCCGCGGGCGGCGGTGGAACCGCGCGCGACGTGGCGCGGCACGGTTTCACGTGGGGTTTCTGGCGCTTCCCTGAGAATATCGAGCTGCTGGAGTGGGTCCGTGCCTATAATGCCGATCCCCGGCATGGCCGGAAGATCCGCATCTACGGCATCGATATGAGCGGTGGCGAGGCGAGCGGCGAGTGGCGCAACGCGCGCCGGACGCTCGACGCCACCATGGCGTTCCTTGCCCGCGCCGCGCCATCGGACTCCATGGGGCTTCGCGGGTCCCTCGCGCCGTTTGCGGGCCGGTTCAACCTGACCGGATACCGGGAACTGCCGGCGCGCGAGCGGGCGCGATTGCGATCGGCGATCGGCGAGCTTGGCGCTTTCTTCGACGCGCACCGCGCCGCGCTGATCGCCGCCGCGTCGCAGGCCGATTATGACTGGGCGCGGCAGAATGCGGTCGCGGCCCGGCAGCTCGAAACGCTGTTTGCGGTATCGGGCAGGCCCGATCCCGACGGCAATCTGTCGCCCGGCGATTATCGAAGCGACGCCGCGCGCGACGCCGCAATGGCCGCCAATGTTCGCTGGGTTATCGACCGCGAAGGCGCGGCGGGCCGCATTCTCGTCTTCGCGCACAACGGCCATGTCATGAATGGCCGGACCCGCGGCGGCATCTGGTCGGTCTATACGCGCCCGCCCGCCGCGATGGGGGAGCATCTTCGCGCTGCACTGGGCCAGAAACTGGTGATTATCGGGACCAGCGGATCGGTTCGCGGCGGCGCTCCGGAGGGGAAGCCGGCAACGCTGGACGCCGCGCTGGCGAAGGTCGGCGCCGATCATTTCCTGCTGGATATCCGGCAACCGGACGGTCCCGTCGCGCGATCCTGGCTGCGGCGGACACAGTCGCTGCAGGTCAATTCCAGCACCGAAAACCTGATCGTTCCGGCAAGGGCGTTCGACGCGATGCTCTTCTTCCGGACGATCAGCCCGGTTCGGCGTCTCGACGACGGAGGCTGA
- a CDS encoding serine hydrolase domain-containing protein, with protein sequence MTRLFLFLASMLGLASAAFGQTALSQQALDDVRAMVEGAPSEYGLVVAVTDRERMRLVATHGYADIARKQPVTADTRFAIGSISKSFTAIALMQMADEGRFDPDAPVARYLPDFRPAPTSTPITGHSLLRHTSGFPNYLAHAASMRFLIKALDGFEPRYAPGAHFWYSNSGYQLLGYIAERIDGEPFPLILQRRVLGRLGMAATSPQIDDRLRGQIATSYARTPDGKFAEAPWFDYLSADGAVVSDAADMGAYARMLLARGDTPNGRLISDAAFDRFATPGLDDYGYGVDVLEGGRVLAHSGSIAGFQAYLSAHVADGFAVVFLGNGPIDKALRDRIVARLAGGEPHTPQASAAWRDANSFAGSFAGAGGRRLAFRADMSGGLGLVEGDKTVPLDRLGRETWGLYQTATGPRAFLFFRDAAGAVTDVSDGAASYARQGTPPVEAPAAALPLVGRYAAHGEEGPSVRVFVRKGRLTFAYADASLATELVEEAPGRFRFAEPAHAPEWLAFDTIIDGQAQRLIFSGVPLYRIDLP encoded by the coding sequence ATGACCCGTCTGTTCCTGTTTCTCGCCTCGATGCTCGGGCTGGCGAGTGCGGCTTTCGGCCAGACCGCGCTTTCGCAGCAGGCACTCGACGATGTCCGCGCGATGGTCGAGGGGGCGCCGAGCGAATATGGGTTGGTGGTCGCGGTCACCGATCGCGAACGGATGCGGCTCGTCGCGACCCACGGCTATGCCGATATCGCACGCAAACAGCCGGTGACGGCGGACACCCGCTTCGCGATCGGGTCGATCTCCAAATCCTTCACCGCGATCGCGCTGATGCAGATGGCCGACGAAGGGCGCTTCGACCCCGACGCGCCGGTCGCGCGCTATCTTCCCGATTTTCGCCCGGCACCGACATCCACGCCGATCACCGGCCATTCGCTGCTGCGGCATACGTCGGGGTTCCCCAATTATCTGGCGCATGCCGCCTCGATGCGCTTCCTGATCAAGGCACTCGACGGTTTCGAGCCGCGCTACGCCCCGGGCGCACATTTCTGGTATTCGAACTCGGGATACCAGTTGCTTGGCTATATCGCCGAGCGGATCGACGGCGAGCCCTTTCCGCTGATCCTGCAACGGCGCGTGCTGGGCCGGCTCGGGATGGCGGCGACCTCGCCGCAGATCGACGACCGGCTGCGCGGGCAGATCGCGACCAGCTACGCGCGGACGCCCGACGGCAAGTTCGCCGAAGCGCCGTGGTTCGACTATCTATCGGCCGATGGCGCGGTGGTGTCCGACGCGGCCGATATGGGTGCTTATGCGCGGATGCTGCTGGCACGCGGGGATACGCCGAACGGGCGGCTGATATCCGACGCTGCCTTCGATCGCTTCGCGACCCCCGGGCTCGACGATTACGGCTATGGCGTCGACGTGCTGGAAGGCGGACGCGTGCTCGCGCACAGCGGGTCGATCGCTGGTTTCCAGGCCTATCTCTCGGCGCATGTGGCGGACGGCTTCGCGGTCGTTTTTCTCGGCAACGGGCCGATCGACAAGGCATTGCGCGACCGCATCGTCGCGCGGCTGGCGGGTGGCGAACCCCACACGCCGCAAGCGTCCGCCGCATGGCGGGACGCGAACAGCTTTGCGGGCAGCTTCGCAGGGGCAGGGGGACGCAGGCTTGCATTCCGGGCCGACATGTCGGGCGGGCTCGGTCTCGTCGAAGGCGACAAGACCGTACCGCTCGACCGCCTCGGGAGGGAGACCTGGGGGCTCTACCAGACCGCGACCGGCCCCCGCGCCTTCCTGTTCTTTCGCGATGCCGCCGGCGCGGTAACCGATGTGTCCGACGGCGCCGCGAGCTACGCGAGGCAAGGCACGCCGCCTGTCGAGGCGCCCGCTGCCGCGCTGCCGCTCGTCGGCCGCTATGCCGCGCATGGCGAAGAGGGGCCAAGCGTCCGCGTCTTCGTGCGCAAGGGCCGGCTGACCTTCGCCTATGCCGACGCAAGCCTCGCAACCGAACTGGTCGAAGAGGCGCCGGGCCGTTTTCGCTTCGCCGAGCCGGCGCACGCGCCCGAATGGCTGGCCTTCGACACGATCATCGACGGACAGGCGCAGCGGCTGATCTTCAGCGGGGTGCCGCTGTACCGGATCGATTTGCCGTGA
- a CDS encoding DUF1611 domain-containing protein, translating to MSDVIDIAPSVAGVRIDLPQPYLLFLGDADDTTYLKTGQGLIDWAPGLCIAEYKCAGAAASLGLPVMRPREAYAAGARGLVLAAASIGGAIRPGWIPCLIEALEAGLDIVSGAHDRLADDPRLKRVAEAEGRRLIDVRSPPPGLPIATGRRRSGRRLLTVGTDCALGKKYTALALTGAFRTRGLAADFRATGQTGIMIAGSGIPIDAVVSDFVAGAAELLSPDADPAHWDVIEGQGSLFHPSYAGVSLGLLHGSQPDVLVLCHAHGRERIVGLTGYPLPSIARAIEVTLDQARLTNPRVRCAGVSLNTVGLRAEEAEAAMAALSIEWGMPVADPMRRGAAFDRLVDACLA from the coding sequence ATGAGCGACGTCATCGATATCGCACCGTCGGTCGCGGGCGTCCGGATCGACCTGCCGCAACCCTATCTCCTCTTTCTCGGCGACGCCGACGACACCACCTATCTGAAGACCGGACAGGGCCTGATCGACTGGGCCCCGGGGCTCTGTATCGCCGAGTATAAATGCGCCGGCGCTGCCGCCTCGCTCGGCCTGCCGGTCATGCGGCCGCGCGAGGCCTATGCGGCAGGGGCGCGGGGGCTGGTGCTTGCCGCGGCGTCGATCGGCGGGGCGATCCGGCCCGGCTGGATTCCCTGCCTGATCGAGGCGCTCGAAGCGGGGCTCGATATCGTCAGCGGCGCGCACGATCGCCTTGCCGACGATCCGCGCCTGAAGCGCGTCGCCGAGGCCGAGGGGCGGCGCCTGATCGACGTCCGTTCGCCGCCGCCGGGGCTGCCGATCGCGACCGGCCGCCGTCGCAGCGGTAGGCGGCTGCTCACCGTCGGCACCGACTGCGCGCTCGGCAAGAAATATACCGCGCTGGCGCTCACCGGGGCATTCCGCACCCGCGGCCTTGCCGCCGATTTTCGTGCGACGGGCCAGACCGGGATCATGATCGCCGGATCGGGCATCCCCATCGACGCGGTGGTGAGCGATTTCGTCGCCGGCGCGGCCGAACTGCTCAGCCCCGACGCCGATCCCGCGCATTGGGACGTGATCGAGGGGCAGGGGTCGCTCTTTCATCCTTCCTATGCCGGCGTGTCGCTCGGCCTGCTTCATGGCTCGCAGCCCGACGTGCTTGTGCTATGCCATGCGCATGGGCGCGAGCGGATCGTCGGCCTGACGGGCTATCCGCTGCCGTCGATCGCTCGTGCGATCGAGGTGACGCTCGATCAGGCGCGACTGACCAATCCGCGTGTGCGCTGTGCGGGGGTCTCGCTCAACACGGTGGGGCTGCGGGCAGAGGAGGCCGAAGCGGCGATGGCGGCACTGTCGATCGAGTGGGGCATGCCCGTTGCCGACCCGATGCGGCGCGGGGCGGCATTCGATCGGCTGGTGGATGCATGCCTCGCATGA
- a CDS encoding amidohydrolase family protein, translating to MAGGRTAMIVRGAMLLAAALSATGARAQPVHDIVFTGARAIDPETGLDAIRNVAVDGDRIVAVTAARLDGRRMIDARGLVAAPGFIDLHSHATTREAATYQVRDGVTTRLELEIGTWPVADWYQAKRGRELLNYGTSVGHTAVRYYLQKGEGEAGLAALRDPAEKFAAPEADRPIADTAYPRLASLLEQGLEEGAIGIGSGTQYAPGITHRELLDVTRVAARSKSCLFTHIRFGSLVEPDSTLEAVQENIANAAITGACVHIAHINSMAMSEAPAMVALMRDARGRGVDISTETYPWGGSVDAVRSHFFDPGWEKRWGVGVGDLQSRRTGKRLTQADFDVLRAGSGDDGIIMHMNSEATIAALLADPTVIVASDGGRIEGPNGHPRSAGTFARVLGHYVRETKALGLSEAIRKMTLAPAQRLQSFVPAMARKGRLQPGADADIVLFDPATVGTKATYGDAARPSEGFRYVMVNGVFVVDGGELVEGVSPGRPIQSEIAR from the coding sequence ATGGCTGGCGGCCGGACGGCGATGATAGTGCGCGGGGCGATGCTGCTGGCGGCCGCCCTCTCGGCAACCGGCGCGCGTGCCCAGCCGGTCCACGACATCGTCTTTACCGGCGCGCGCGCGATCGATCCCGAAACGGGGCTCGACGCCATCCGCAACGTTGCGGTTGACGGCGACCGGATCGTCGCCGTGACCGCGGCCAGGCTCGACGGGAGGCGGATGATCGACGCGCGCGGGCTGGTTGCGGCGCCGGGTTTCATCGACCTCCACTCGCACGCAACGACGCGCGAGGCGGCCACCTATCAGGTCAGGGACGGGGTGACGACGCGGCTCGAGCTGGAGATCGGGACCTGGCCGGTGGCCGACTGGTATCAGGCGAAGCGCGGCCGCGAGTTGCTGAACTATGGCACCAGCGTCGGGCATACCGCCGTCCGCTATTATCTCCAGAAGGGCGAGGGGGAGGCGGGCCTTGCAGCGCTGCGCGATCCGGCCGAAAAATTCGCGGCGCCCGAAGCCGACCGGCCGATCGCCGATACCGCCTATCCGCGACTCGCATCGCTCCTCGAACAGGGGCTTGAGGAAGGGGCGATCGGGATCGGCAGCGGCACGCAATATGCGCCGGGCATCACACATCGCGAGCTGCTCGACGTCACGCGTGTCGCGGCGCGGAGCAAGAGCTGCCTCTTCACCCATATCCGCTTCGGCAGTCTCGTCGAGCCCGACAGCACGCTGGAAGCGGTGCAGGAAAATATTGCCAATGCGGCGATCACCGGCGCTTGCGTCCATATCGCGCATATCAACAGCATGGCGATGTCAGAGGCGCCGGCGATGGTCGCACTGATGCGCGACGCGCGCGGACGCGGCGTCGATATCTCGACCGAAACCTATCCATGGGGCGGATCGGTCGACGCGGTACGCAGCCATTTCTTCGATCCGGGGTGGGAAAAGCGCTGGGGCGTCGGCGTCGGCGATCTGCAGTCGCGCAGGACCGGCAAGCGGCTGACGCAGGCCGACTTCGACGTGTTGCGCGCGGGCAGCGGCGATGACGGCATCATCATGCATATGAACAGCGAGGCGACGATCGCCGCGCTGCTCGCCGACCCGACGGTGATCGTCGCGAGCGACGGCGGCCGGATCGAGGGGCCGAACGGCCACCCGCGTTCCGCCGGCACCTTTGCGCGCGTGCTCGGCCATTATGTGCGCGAGACCAAGGCGCTCGGGCTGAGCGAAGCGATCCGCAAGATGACGCTGGCACCGGCGCAGCGGTTGCAGTCCTTCGTGCCCGCGATGGCGCGCAAGGGGCGGCTCCAGCCCGGTGCCGACGCCGACATCGTCCTGTTCGATCCCGCCACCGTCGGGACGAAGGCGACCTATGGCGACGCTGCGCGGCCGTCGGAGGGTTTTCGCTATGTGATGGTCAATGGTGTGTTCGTGGTCGACGGGGGCGAACTGGTCGAGGGTGTCTCGCCCGGGCGGCCGATACAATCGGAGATCGCACGATGA